GACTCACATGAGCGTTCAGGATCAGACACAGCAGGAGCCACGGCTCGGCATCGACGTCATCGGCTTCGGCGTGGGCGAGTTTGCCTATTTGCTCAACGTCTTCGAGGGGCCGGCGAGGGACCGTTCGGTAAGCGTTTTCCGCGCCCAAGACATGGTGGATGATCTCACCCTGTCCACGGCAGGCGCATCGTCCCTGATGGCGCGGGACATGGCCACCATTGATGATGACGGTGACCTCGGAGTCAACGGCGTCGCGTCCGCGGTGGCCACGGCCCTGGGGCAGGCAACCCGCTGGACCGAAGTTTCCCTGCTGACCGGGGACGCGATGGACAACGTGGTGCTGATCGAGGCCCCCGGAGTGGCCCTCATGCTGCAGCCGCGGCTGCTGGGCACCTGGTTCGTCTTCGCCCAGGACACCAGCATCAGCTCTGCCGAAGCGACCCTCCGCCTGGTGCGCCAGCACATCGAGCAGAATGCCGGAGGCTCTGCCTATCTCGTGTTCAAGACTCTCGATACCGAGCAGCACCTGCTGGTCCGGCGCGAGGAAGGTTCGTGGACGACCGGAGTCCCCGACTTCGCCCAGGACAAGGTCGCGGAAACCGAAGGCCTGGACGACGGCGGACTGCTCCGGGCCATTGAGGTGTCCCGTGGCCAGGCGTAGTTCGGACGTACCACCGGAACCTGGCTACACGGGAGCCCGGACCGGGGAAGACGGCCGGATCCACCGCCGGGGCGCGAACGGCGAACTGATCGCTTACACCCCGGACGAGTACGGAGTCCGCAAGGATGACGGCCATGGGCTGGTCAAACCCGTCAGCTCCTCCGGCGGCCTGCTCTTCCTCGCCGTCCTGGCCTCGCTCTTCGCCGGCGGTGTCGCCTACGGCCTGGCACGGATTGCGATTGACGGCACTTGGGAGATTCTCGGTGACATCTGGTGGACCATCCCGGTGGGAGTGCTGGTGCCGCTGGTCGCCTGGACGAGCTACGCCAAGGAGCGCCGGGCGGAGAAATTGCGCACGGTCCGCAACCTCCCCCGGCCCCTTGGGTGATCCCGGACCGGGACGCGATGACGTAACCGACTGCGCCCCGGCGCCGGCAAAGCCTAAACTGGGCTAATGACTACAGCAGCTACCCCGTCCGTTGGACTGGTCGGTTGGCGTGGCATGGTCGGCTCCGTCCTGATGCAGCGTATGCAGGACGAGGGCGACTTCGCCACCATCAACCCGGTCTTCTTCTCCACCTCGAACGCGGGAGGGGCGGCCCCATCCTTGGCCGGTCCCGCCGGGGGCGATGCCGGCACCCTCGAGGATGCGTTCGACGTCGAGACCCTGGCGAAGCTGCCCATCATCGTGACAGCCCAGGGCGGCGACTACACCAAACAGGTCCACGGTGCGCTGCGTGACCGCGGCTGGGACGGCCTGTGGATCGATGCCGCCTCCACCCTGCGGATGAACGACGACTCGATCATCGTGCTGGACCCGATCAACCGAGACGTGATCGACGCCGGCCTCTCCGGCGGCGTGAAGGACTACATCGGCGGCAACTGCACGGTCTCCTGCATGCTGATGGGCCTCGGCGGGCTGTTCAAAAACGGGCTCGTCGAGTGGGGCACCTCGATGACCTACCAGGCGGCGTCCGGCGGCGGCGCCCGGCACATGCGTGAGCTCCTGAGCCAGTTCGGCACACTCAACGCCGAGGTCAGCACGGAACTGGACGACCCGGCGTCGGCCATCCTGGAGATCGACCGCAAGGTCCTGGCGCACCAGCGCAGCAACATTGACGCGAGCCAGTTCGGGGTACCGCTGGCCGGCTCCCTGATCCCGTGGATCGACGCGGACCTCGGCAACGGCCAGTCCAAGGAAGAGTGGAAGGCCGGGGTGGAGACCAACAAGATCCTTGGTACTTCCGGCGATGAGCACATCATCATGGACGGGCTGTGCGTCCGGATCGGCGCAATGCGCTCGCACTCCCAGGCCTTGACGCTGAAGCTCCGCGAGGACCTCACCGTAGCGGAGATCGAGAATCTCCTCGCTGCTGACAACGAGTGGGCCACAGTGGTGCCCAACACCAAGGAGGCCTCGATGGCAGACCTCACCCCGGTGGCGGCATCCGGGACGCTGAACATTCCGGTGGGCCGGATCCGGAAGATGGAGATGGGCCCCCAGTACGTCAGCGCGTTCACCGTCGGTGACCAACTGCTGTGGGGCGCTGCCGAACCGCTGCGGCGTATGCTCAACATCGCCACCGGCAACCTCTAGGCGCACGCCGGTTCAGGTGCCGAGGAATCTGCGGTACTTCGCGGCCTGCAGCTCAAAGGACTTTTGCGCCGCAGGCCGCAGCCCATTTACATCGTCGAACGGCTCGGGTACGGCGGCCGGGGCCCTGCCACTGCCGGTCACACCCCAGGTGCCGACGATCCGTCCGCCGGCCACAATGGTCTTCTTGAACACGCCGTTGCCGCCCGGCACAATCTTGTTCGCGTGCTCCGGCGGCAGTACCAGCGACCGGTCGGTGTAACCGAGCAGGAACTCATCAAAGCCCGGCAGCGCGAGCACCGTGCGCGCACCGGGGACACCGTCGTCGAGCAGTGCCGCAGTCTCCGGGGAGAGCCAGTAGCTGGTCCCCTCGAAGTCCAGCTCCACCAGCTGGCCCTTGACGTCGGCCAGTGCTGCCCGGACCTCGGCGAGCGGGATGCCCGCCCACCAGGAGAAGTCACGCCCGGTGGCGGGCCCGTGGCTGCGCAGGTACCGCAGCAGCCACTCGGCGATGCCCTCGGCCCGGTCCAGGCTCCGCGACCCTGTGATCCAGTCGTCAAAAGCCACCAGCAGCTGCTGGTTGCCGGCCAGCGGTCCCTGCACCAGCACGGCCCGCTGGCAGAGGGCACCGAGCAGGTGAATGCCGCGCTGGCCGGCCGTGGACTGGCCAGCGAGTTCAAAGGCGTTAAAGAGTTCGCTCCGGCTCGCGGCTGCACCGCCGGAGACCAGCTGGAGAGCGGTTCCGGCTGCGGCGTCGACATCCGCAGCCGAGATGCGGAGCTCCCTGTGCCGCCCGGCCAGGCCGCGGATCAGCCGATCGGAGGTAATGGCCAACACCCACTTCAGGTCTTCGGGGGCCAGCACGTGCAAGGTGCCGCGCATCGGCCAGGAGCGGACGATCTCCCCCCGGTCCAGGGCGTTGCGGACATCGCCCACGAGGGAGCCCGGCACCCGCTGGCCAATCGCCCAGAGGACGGAGCGCATGTCCTGCGCCTGCATCGCCGGCATCGAGCGCACGGCCGCCGGAACGCTGCTGAATCCGGCCCCGGCCAGCCCCTGCGAGGCCAGTCGCAGCCGGCCCATGATCCCCCTGGTCAGCCGGTAACGCCGCGGTGCTCCCATACACCCCATGCTAGGACGACTGCCGGGACGTTCCCAGCCGCCTTCCAGCCGGATTCCCTACCCTTGATGGATGACCTTGAGTGAGATGTGGCCGCTGCTGCGGCCCCTGAGCCGGCGGCTGGCCCTGCTGGGCTGGGCTTCCAGCGCTGCCGGCATGACCGCCGGACTCACCGTTGCCATTGCCAGCGGGACCCGGCTCTCGCCGCTGATGAGCACCATGCAGCTGGTATCGGTGGTCGCCATGGCGGTAACCGTGGCCAGCTTCGTGACGGCAGCTTCTCTCCAGCCGCGTTATCCGGCGCATGGCGGCAGTGATTCCCGTGACGGCAGCGGCCCCGGTGAATTCCCCGATACCGTGCAGAGCTTCCTGCTCGGTTCGCTGGCCCTGCTGGCAGGGGCGGTCGTCTTCGCTTGCGCCGGTTTCCTGCTCCGCAGCGGTCCCAGCGACCAGTCCGTGGCGTTTTGCCAGGTCTTCTTCCAGGGTGCCGCCGCCTCAGGCTTCACGTTTATGTTGTTCAGCCGGGTCGTCGGGCGCCGCAGCCGGAACTGATCGGCGGCGCCGGACCCGATCCGCGCGGGAGCACTTGGGTCGAGGATTTTAGAGCTCCACGCCGATCAGCAGCGGTTCCGGATGCAGTTCAATCCCAAAGCGTTCGACGACGCCGCGGCGCACTTCGCGGGCGATCGCGAGCAGGTCCGCGGTGCTTGCCGTTCCCCTGTTGGTGATCGCCAGGGTGTGTTTGGTGGACAGCGAAGCCCGGCCGCCGGAAACGCTGTCCGGCTCCAGCCCGAAGCCCTTGCCGTAACCGGACCGGTCGATCAGCCAGGCTGCCGAGAGCTTGGTTAGCCCGTCGGCACCGGGGTAGCGCGGCGCGTCCCCCGGCAGCGCGGCGGCTACGGCTGCCGGCACGATCGGGTTTGTGAAGAAGGATCCGGTGGAGTACGTGTCCCGGTCCGCGGGGTCCCACACCATGCCCTTGGCCGCCCTGAGCCGGCGCACCTCACGGCGGACATCGTTGGAATAGGCCCGCTGGCCCACCTCAACGCCCAGTGCGCGGGCGAGCTCGGCGTAGCGGATAGGGGCGCTCATCCGGCCCAGCGGCAGTTGGAACTCGACCGTGAGCACCACATAGCGCGGGGAGCCGTTGACAGTGGTTTGTTTGAGGATCGAATCGCGGTAGCCGAACTTCAACTCCGAGTTGGTGAAGGTCTGCACGGCCTGACGTTGCCGGTCCCAGGTCCGGACGGCGGCGATGGTCTGGGAAACGTCCGCGCCGTAGGCACCGACGTTCTGGACCGGGGTGGCGCCCGTGGCGCCCGGTATCCCGGCGAGCGCTTCGATCCCGGACCAGGCGTGCAGCACGGCGTGTTCCACGAGGGCATCCCAGTTGTGGCCGGCCTGGACGACGACGGCGACGCCGCCGCAGGAGTCCTCCGCGTTGACCGTGAACCCTTCCGAGGCGATCTTCACTACGGTGCCGGGGAAGCCGTCGTCGGACACGAGCAGGTTGGAGCCGCCCCCGAGGATCAGCAATGGCTCACCGGCAGCATCCACTGAGCGGACGGCCTCGATGATTTCGGCCTCGGTGCGGGCCTCGATCAGGGTGCCGGCGGGGCCACCGACGGCGGCCGTGGTAAGGGCAGAGAGCAATGTCTGGGTCACCTGACCAGCCTAGCCGGGTATGGCCGGAGTCCCCTAAGCAGGTCGCTGGTCGATCTTCCGGGCCACCGGGGAGAGCAGGAAGCTGACCGCCAGCATCACCATCACGGCCAGCAGGGAGTGCAGGATGCCAACGTGTTCCGCGAGCAAACCCAGCAACGGGGGCCCGCAGAGGAATGCGCCGTAACCGATCGTGGAGACCACGGAAACCCGGGCGGCTGCCTTGAGGGGATCGTCGGCGGCGGCGGACATGCCCACCGGGAAGCCCAGTGAGGCGCCCAGTCCCCAGACCGCCAAGGCCACGTAGGCCACCCACGGCGCCGGCGCGAAGACGAACAAACCCAGGCCCAGCACCGCCAGGGCCGCGCACCAGCGCATCACCGGGACACGGCCAAAGCGGTCCAGGACCACTGTGCCGGCAAAGCGTCCCACCGTCATAAACGTAACGAAAAGCCCGTAGCCGGCGGCACCCGCGGCGTCGGACTGGCCGTGGCCATCGGCGAGCGCCAGGGCCACCCAGTCCCCGGCCGCGCCCTCCGCGAGAGCGAGCCCCAGCACAAGCACACCCAGCAGAAGGGTCCGCCGGTCCCGCCAGGCCTGGGCGATCTGGCGTTTGTTGTCCAGCGGAGCCTCCGGCCGGTCCGCCTCAAGCCTGATGAGGGGTATCGGCCCGGTGGAGGGGTCATCGAAGGTATCCGGTGTGGCCGGCGTGAAGCCCAGGCCGGGTTCGATCGGGGTACTGTCCGCGCGGAACCATAAAGCGGCGGTGGCCACGGAGCCGGCCACCAGCAGCCCCACACCGGCGAAGTGCCAGAACACGGGCACACCGGCCCCCGCCGCCCAGGCACCGGTGCCGGCGCCGGCGACGGTACCCAGACTGAAGGCACCATGCAGCCGGGGCATAATGTGCCTGCGGACGGCGCGTTCGACAGCAGCACCCTCGACGTTGGAGGCCGTGTTCCAGCTCGCTGTGCCGAGGCCGATGACGGCCAGCCCCGCGGCGACAACGAGCGGATTGACCAGGACGGAGGTTCCCAGGCCTGCGAGCACCAGACCGGATCCCACCGTGATGCTGCCAATCCGGATGGTCTGCTTCGACCCGAACCGCAGCACGATCAGCCCGGACGCGGAGACGGAGATAAAGGATCCCAGGGTCAGGCACAGCAGCAGGAGCCCCACATTTCCCGGGGTGAGGTCCAGTCCGTCGCGGATGGCCGGCAGCCGGGACACCCAGGTGGCGAACGCGATGCCGCTGACCGCATACGCAACAACAACGGCGTTGCGCCAGTGCGTGACCTCCGCAGTCTGGACTGTGCGCACGTTCACGGCGTCGTCATGCGCCTACGCCAGCCTGACGACGGCTTGGGCCTTCATCAGTACTTTCTGGCCGGCCGAAATAACGGTGAGGTCTACCCGGGCGGTGCCTGCGTCGGCGTCGATCGCCCCGATGGCACCGCTGATTTCGAGCACGGCGCCGGCCGCGGCCGTCCCTGTGGTGTCTGACACCGGGACCGGCTTGGTGAATCGGGTCTGAAAATCCACGACGGCGGCGGGGTCGCCGGCCCAGTCGGTGACGAGCTGGACGACAGAGCCCATGGTGAACATCCCGTGCGCAATGACACCAGGCAATCCCACGCCCGTAGCGAAGGCCTCGTTCCAGTGAATGGGGTTGAAGTCACCGGACGCGCCCGCGTACTTAACCAGGTCCGTGCGGGAGATCTCGATGTGGCGGCTGCCGATGTTGTGGCCGACCGCGAGCTCTGTGAGTATCGGTGTCATGTCTACTGTCCCTCTCCGCGGACCAGGATGGAGGAGGTGGCGGTGGCCACGGCTTCCCGCTCCGTTGCGGCGCCGGCCACCGGGGCAAGGGCGAAAATTTCCGACCGCGTAGTGATCATGGCTCCCCCGCCCATGGCACGAACGCCGTCGACGTGCAGTTCTGCCACGAGCCTGTCCCCGGCAAGGATTGGCCGGTGGTGGACGAACCGCTGGTCCGCGTGGACCACCCGGGAGAAGTCGATGCCGGAGTCCGGGTCTTCGACCAGCTGGGCGTCGGCCCGTTGGGCGACAATGATCGCGAAGGTAGGTGGCGCCACCAGGTCGCTGTGGCCCAGGGCTTTGGCCGCATCCACATCGAAGTGGGCGGGGTGGGTGGCCTTGACCGCGCGGGCGAACTCGCGGATTTTCTCGCGGCCGACGTCGTACACCTCTTGGGCAGGGTAGTTGCGTCCCTGCAGATCCGGATTGATAGTCATGGGTTCCAGCCTAGCGTCAGGCCACGGGTGGACTGCGTCGAAGACATGCAGATGCACAGAGACAGCAATTACGGTATGATGAAAACATCAAGTCATCAACTGATGTCCTCCGCCAAGTCCGCCCGCCGGATCCGCGCCGACAAGAAAGCACAGGCAGTAATGATTTCGCCGGCGCAAACCCCTCTCTACGAGATCAAGGCGAACCTGTTCAAGGCCCTCGCCCACCCGGCGCGGATCCGCGTGCTCGAACTGCTCTCGGCTGCACCGGATAACTCGGCTCCCGTCAGCTACCTGCTGGCCGAGACGGGGCTTGAGGCATCCCACCTGTCCCAGCACCTCGCTACGCTGCGCAGGCATGGGGTGGTGACTTCCACCCGAACCGCCAACGCCGTGACCTACCGGCTGGCCCATCCAAAGATCGCCGAGCTCCTGGCCATTGCCCGGGCGTTCCTGCTCGACAGCCTGGCCGGTTCCAACGAACAGCTTAAACTCGCGCAGACACTTCCCAGCGAGCATCTGAAGAGTCCCACTTCATGAGCGCCGCACTGAATCAGCTCAGCAGGTTCCTGCCGTCCCGCCGGGACTATGCGGGGCTGCGTTCGTCCTGGAAGACGGATCTGTTGGCGGGAATCACCGTGGGCATCGTCGCCTTGCCGCTGGCCCTGGCCTTCGGAGTGAGCTCGGGCGTCGGCGCCGAGGCCGGACTCATCACCGCCGTTGTGGCCGGGCTGGTGGCCGCGGTCATGGGCGGCTCCCACGTCCAGGTCTCCGGCCCCACCGGCGCGATGGTTGTGGTGCTGGCCCCGGTTGTTGCCGCCAACGGCGCCGGCAGCATTGCCCTGGTCTCCCTGCTGGCCGGACTGCTGGTGGTGATCCTGGGCCTAAGCGGACTGGGCCGGGCCGTGGCCTTCATCCCGTGGCCGGTGGTCGAGGGGTTCACGCTCGGCATCGCTGCCATTATTTTCCTTCAGCAGGTGCCGCTCGCCACGGGCACGCAGGCAATACCAGGGCACAATACCGTGCTGGCTGCTTTCGAGAGCGCCTCACGGGCCACGGCGCCCACCGTCCTGCAGACGCTGGCCGTCGTCGCCGGCGTCGCCGCCGTGATGCTTCTTCTGCCGAAACTGAACAAGGCGCTGCCCGCAAGCCTGATCGCTGTACTCCTGGCCACCGTCGCCGCTGAAGTACTGCAACTGCAGATTCCGCGGATCGGCGCCCTGCCGCATTCCTTGCCCGCACCCTCGCTCCCGGCGCTGAACCCGGCCGCGCTGGGCTCGTTGCTGATGCCCGCAGTATCCATCGCGATGCTGGCCGCCATCGAATCCCTGCTCTCCGCCCGGGTAGCCGCCGGCATGGTGGGCCCCGACGGCCGGCCCTCCGGGGTATACAGCCCGGACCGAGAGCTGATGGGCCAGGGACTCGCCTCTATTGCGGCCGCGTTCTTCGGCGGCATGCCTGCCACGGGCGCCATCGCCCGGACCGCTGTCAACGTCCGCTCGGGAGCCAAAACGAGGCTCTCCGCGATCGTGCACGCCTTGGTGCTCCTGGCCATCATCTATGCGGCGGCAGCTTTGGTCGGGAAGATCCCGCTGGCGGTCCTGGCCGGGATCCTGATGGTGACGGCCAGCCGGATGGTGTCACGGCACACGGTCACCGCCATCCTGCGCTCCACCCGCGCCGACGCTTTTGTGTTCGTCCTGACAGCCGTTATTACAGTGGCCTTCGACCTCATTGTGGCCATCGAGATCGGCCTGGTCGCCGCCGCCCTCTTCACACTGCGGAAATTCGCCTCGCTCAGCGGGGTGAAGCGCGAGCAGATTCCGGCACCCCCAGAGGACGGGGACGAGCACATCGCCATCTTCAGGCTGGACGGGGCCATGTTCTTCGGCGCTGCGGAACGGGTCCTGCAGGAAATCAGCCAGGTCAAGGACATCCAGGTGGCCATCATCCGGCTGTCGCAGGTACGGATGCTCGACGCTACAGGGGCTCACACGCTGGTGGAGGTCATCTCCGCACTCGAACTTCGCGGCGTGACTGTCCTCTTGAAGGGCGTCCAGCCCCAACACCTGGAGCTCGTAACAAACGTCGGGGTCATTCGCTCGCTGCGCCACCACAAACACCTGTTCACGTCGCTGCCCGAGGCCGTGGCGCACGCCCGCAGCCACGTCCGACGGAATACCGCCGCTATCGTTTGAGGTTTTTCCGGATCGCCTGGCCGCGGACCACAATGCCGGCAAGATGCAGGATCAGGCCCAATCCGATCACGGCAAGGGAGGAGACCGCCAGCGGCTCGTTGCCGGTGCTGTTGCCGATCAGGTTCAGGACTATGCCCACGCCAAGCAGAGCCATGGCACTGAAAACCAGCACCTTGTACGTGGTTGGCGCGGACTCCCAGAATTCTTTCAGCACCGCGCCAGTCTACCGGGCCGGGCGCGGAACCGGGCTCCCGCGGTTGGTGTGCGGGCCGCCCCCGGTTCGGTTTCCCAAAAGACCCCGCGGACCACAGAACGGGGATTGGTCGCGGGGTCTGCTTGGTGCGATTGCCTAGACGGCCGGCTGCACCCCAAAGGCTACCGCGAGCTTCATGATCTTCTCGGCGCGGCCCAGGCGCGGGAGGTCCGAGCCGTCGCGGATGACGCGGCCGCTGGCCTCGAAGTCGGCCATGAAGTCGGTGGCCCAGGCGACATCCGACGGCGTTGGGCTGATGACCTCGTTGATGACGTTGGTCTGATCGACGGCGAGACAGAGCTTGCCAGTCATGCCCATCATCACCGTGATCCCGGTCTGTTCGCGCAGGATCGGGTGGTTGGTGCCGACAGTGGGGCCGTCGATGGGGCCAGGCAGGTTCCCGACCCGGCTTGCCACGACCAGCTTGGCCCGCGGGTAGGCCATCGCCTCAGGGGTGGCCGCCATACCCGTGTCGCGGCGGAAGTCGCCGGAGCCAAACGCGAGGCGGAACGCGCCCTGGGCCTTGGCGATGTTGTTGGCTTCCTCGATGCCCACGGCAGACTCGACGAGCGCGATGACCGGCGTCTTGCCGTCCATCCGGTGGAAGCTTTCGGTGACCTGGTCCGCGGACTCGGTCTTGGCCAGCATCACACCGAGTAGGCCCGGGGTACCCCGGAGACCGGCCAGATCGTCGGCCCAGAACGGGCTGGTAGCGTCGTTCACCCGGACCCAGGCACTGCCGCCGGCAGTCAGCCAGTCCACGACGTGGCCGCGGGCGGCATCCTTCTGGGACGGGTCCACCGCATCCTCGATGTCCAGGATGATGGCGTCCGCGCGGGAAACGGCCGACGGGTCGAAGAGTTCGGGTTTCATAGCGTTGACCAGCAGCCAGGAGCGGGCGATCTCAGCTGGAATGTTGCGTTGAGGCCGGACAGTCCCGGCGGTGGTGGTGGAAGTCATGGGTCTACGCTATCCGTTCGAGGCCGTCCCCAGCCAAGTATTCCGCCTTCGAGACGGACCAATACGAGCAAAGTCACAAGCTACGGGATGTTAATGTCGCCAGTTACGGGATGTTACTGCCGCGGGCCGTCACCCAAAGCCGGTACCACTCGGCCCGGGTCATGCCAGCGGCCACTGCTGCGGCATCAGCACAGGCCCGGATGCGTTCCGGCTTCGCAGTCCCGATCACCGGGGCAATCCCGGCCGGGTGCTTCATCAGCCAGCCCAGCACGATCGATTCCCCGGCGACGCCCTTCCGGGTGGCCAGCCCGGCCACCAGATGGCTGGTTGCTTCCTCCGCCGGCGACGGCGTTGTGGCCGGCGCTCCGGTGTAGAGCCCCCGGGCCAGGGAACCGTAGGCCTGCAGGGCGATGCCGTGCCGGCCGCAGTGTTCCACCGTGCCGTGCGGGAAGCTGTAGTCCGCTCCTTCGGCATGGTTGACCAGCACCGTACTCTCCAGCCAGGCGCGTTGGCGCAGGCTCATCTCCAACTGGTTGGCGATGACCGGGGTTTCGAGCCGGTCCTGCAGGACCTCGATCTGCGCCCCGGACATATTGGATACCGCCACGGCCCGGACCTTGCCTTCGGCCATCAACTGGCCGACGGCGGAGGCCACCTCGGCGGGGTCCATCAGCGGATCGGGGCGGTGCAGCATCAGCACGTCCACGTAGTCTGTCCGGAGCCGGGAGAGGCTTTCATTGACTCTCGTCAGGATCCCGTCCCGGCTCAGGTCGTAGTACGCCTCAAGACCCTGCTCGTTGAGCCGGATGCCGCACTTGGTCTGCAGCCGGATCCGGTTCCGCAGCTCCGGGGTCTGCGCCAGCACCTCGCCGAACACGGCTTCGGACTTGCCGCCACGGTAGATGTCGGCATGATCGAACAAGGTGATGCCAACCTCAAGGGCAGCGTCCACGGCCTGCGCCGCCTCGTCCACGTCGGCGGACGCGTACGGTTCCGGAGACCAACTGCCGCCCAGGCCCATGCAGCCGTAGATCAGCTCTTGGCCGCTACGATTTGCTGCCCCGCTTCCGTCCCGGGAGCTCACCGCAACCAGGCGGTAGTGCTGCCCGGCAGGAGATTCCCCTCGAGCGGCCCGCTGCTGAGCAGGACCGTCCCGGCCGGAAGTTCAACGGGCTCGTGGCCGAAGTTGGTGACGACCTGCCAGCCGCCGAGGCGGCGGAAGTGCAGGACACGGGCGTTGCCGGTTTCGAGCCATTCCAGTTCCTCCGAAGTCTGCAGTTCACGGCGCAGCTTCAAGGCCCGGCGGTAGAACTCAAGGGTGGAACCTTCCACACCGTCCTCGGCTGCGACGGCGTAACGGCTGAACCACGCCGGCTGCGGCAGGTGCGCGCCGCCGTCGCCGAAGCCGAAGGAGGTACCCTCGGCGGTCCAGGGCAGTGGCACGCGGCAGCCGTCGCGGCCGACCTCCACGCCCTTGTTCCGGAAGAAGGTGGGGTCCTGGCGTTCCGAATCGGGGATGTCCCCCACTTCCTGCAGTCCGAGCTCCTCGCCCTGGTACAGGTACGCGGAACCCGGCAGCGCCAGCATCAGCTGTGTGGCGGCGCGGGCGCGGCGCAGTCCCAGCTCGACGTCGAGTTCCCCGGCCGGGGCGCCGGCCAGCAGCCAGCCTTTGCCGTCCTGGCCCTTTGCGTGCTTACCGCCGCCCTGGGGCAGGCCGTAGCGGGTGGCGTGCCGGACGACGTCGTGGTTGGAGAACACCCACGTGGAGGAGGCACCGGATTCGGTGGCTTCGGCGAGGTTGCGGGTGATGATTTCATGGAACTCGTCAGCGTCGAAGTCGGCCTGGAGCAGGTCGAAATTGAACGCCTGGCCCAGGCCCTCGGGGCTGGCGTAGCGGCCGCGGCGGCTGGCATGGACCCAGGCTTCGGCCACGGCGGTGCGGGGAGGGTTGTATTCGTTGAAGACCTCGCGCCATTCGACGTAGATCTCGTGGACCTCGTCGCGGTCCCAGAACGGGTGCGATCCGTCGTCGAAGCCGTCAATTCCACTGTTGGCCTCGCTCAACTCGACCTTGGACAGCAACGGCTCGGTGAGGTCCTTGGTCAGGGCGTGGGCCACGTCGACGCGGAAGCCGTCCACACCGCGGTCGGACCAAAAACGCAGGGTCTTGAGGAAATCGTCGCGGATCTCGCGGTTGGCCCAGTTAAGGTCCGGCTGTTCCTTGGCGAAGATGTGCATGTACCACTGGCCGGGGGTGCCGTCCGGCTCGGTGATGCGTTCCCAGGCCGGCCCGCCGAAGACGGATTCCCAGTCCGACGGCGGGATCTCGCCGTTTTCGCCCGCACCGTCACGAAAGATGTAGCGCTCCCGGGCGTCGGAGCCGCGCGGAGCTGCCAGCGCCTCTTTGAACCATTCGTGCCGGTTGGAGGAATGGTTCGGGACAATGTCCGCGATCAACTTAATGCCGGCG
This genomic window from Arthrobacter sp. EM1 contains:
- the asd gene encoding aspartate-semialdehyde dehydrogenase; the protein is MTTAATPSVGLVGWRGMVGSVLMQRMQDEGDFATINPVFFSTSNAGGAAPSLAGPAGGDAGTLEDAFDVETLAKLPIIVTAQGGDYTKQVHGALRDRGWDGLWIDAASTLRMNDDSIIVLDPINRDVIDAGLSGGVKDYIGGNCTVSCMLMGLGGLFKNGLVEWGTSMTYQAASGGGARHMRELLSQFGTLNAEVSTELDDPASAILEIDRKVLAHQRSNIDASQFGVPLAGSLIPWIDADLGNGQSKEEWKAGVETNKILGTSGDEHIIMDGLCVRIGAMRSHSQALTLKLREDLTVAEIENLLAADNEWATVVPNTKEASMADLTPVAASGTLNIPVGRIRKMEMGPQYVSAFTVGDQLLWGAAEPLRRMLNIATGNL
- a CDS encoding metalloregulator ArsR/SmtB family transcription factor; the protein is MISPAQTPLYEIKANLFKALAHPARIRVLELLSAAPDNSAPVSYLLAETGLEASHLSQHLATLRRHGVVTSTRTANAVTYRLAHPKIAELLAIARAFLLDSLAGSNEQLKLAQTLPSEHLKSPTS
- a CDS encoding winged helix DNA-binding domain-containing protein gives rise to the protein MGAPRRYRLTRGIMGRLRLASQGLAGAGFSSVPAAVRSMPAMQAQDMRSVLWAIGQRVPGSLVGDVRNALDRGEIVRSWPMRGTLHVLAPEDLKWVLAITSDRLIRGLAGRHRELRISAADVDAAAGTALQLVSGGAAASRSELFNAFELAGQSTAGQRGIHLLGALCQRAVLVQGPLAGNQQLLVAFDDWITGSRSLDRAEGIAEWLLRYLRSHGPATGRDFSWWAGIPLAEVRAALADVKGQLVELDFEGTSYWLSPETAALLDDGVPGARTVLALPGFDEFLLGYTDRSLVLPPEHANKIVPGGNGVFKKTIVAGGRIVGTWGVTGSGRAPAAVPEPFDDVNGLRPAAQKSFELQAAKYRRFLGT
- a CDS encoding MaoC family dehydratase; the protein is MTPILTELAVGHNIGSRHIEISRTDLVKYAGASGDFNPIHWNEAFATGVGLPGVIAHGMFTMGSVVQLVTDWAGDPAAVVDFQTRFTKPVPVSDTTGTAAAGAVLEISGAIGAIDADAGTARVDLTVISAGQKVLMKAQAVVRLA
- a CDS encoding MaoC family dehydratase N-terminal domain-containing protein, with translation MTINPDLQGRNYPAQEVYDVGREKIREFARAVKATHPAHFDVDAAKALGHSDLVAPPTFAIIVAQRADAQLVEDPDSGIDFSRVVHADQRFVHHRPILAGDRLVAELHVDGVRAMGGGAMITTRSEIFALAPVAGAATEREAVATATSSILVRGEGQ
- a CDS encoding MFS transporter — protein: MNVRTVQTAEVTHWRNAVVVAYAVSGIAFATWVSRLPAIRDGLDLTPGNVGLLLLCLTLGSFISVSASGLIVLRFGSKQTIRIGSITVGSGLVLAGLGTSVLVNPLVVAAGLAVIGLGTASWNTASNVEGAAVERAVRRHIMPRLHGAFSLGTVAGAGTGAWAAGAGVPVFWHFAGVGLLVAGSVATAALWFRADSTPIEPGLGFTPATPDTFDDPSTGPIPLIRLEADRPEAPLDNKRQIAQAWRDRRTLLLGVLVLGLALAEGAAGDWVALALADGHGQSDAAGAAGYGLFVTFMTVGRFAGTVVLDRFGRVPVMRWCAALAVLGLGLFVFAPAPWVAYVALAVWGLGASLGFPVGMSAAADDPLKAAARVSVVSTIGYGAFLCGPPLLGLLAEHVGILHSLLAVMVMLAVSFLLSPVARKIDQRPA
- a CDS encoding UDP-N-acetylmuramate dehydrogenase, with amino-acid sequence MTQTLLSALTTAAVGGPAGTLIEARTEAEIIEAVRSVDAAGEPLLILGGGSNLLVSDDGFPGTVVKIASEGFTVNAEDSCGGVAVVVQAGHNWDALVEHAVLHAWSGIEALAGIPGATGATPVQNVGAYGADVSQTIAAVRTWDRQRQAVQTFTNSELKFGYRDSILKQTTVNGSPRYVVLTVEFQLPLGRMSAPIRYAELARALGVEVGQRAYSNDVRREVRRLRAAKGMVWDPADRDTYSTGSFFTNPIVPAAVAAALPGDAPRYPGADGLTKLSAAWLIDRSGYGKGFGLEPDSVSGGRASLSTKHTLAITNRGTASTADLLAIAREVRRGVVERFGIELHPEPLLIGVEL